In Mauremys reevesii isolate NIE-2019 linkage group 14, ASM1616193v1, whole genome shotgun sequence, a single window of DNA contains:
- the LOC120381729 gene encoding zinc finger protein 641-like: MQENCENVTSLEFPVFPPDELSQPQQDKDPWVPNLHDSEESEILSGTCPREESFSQFEICPWLKETAGIPDRDLGSSPSSGLSPADLLKTL, encoded by the exons atgcaggagaactgtgagaatgtgacctcgctgg AGTTTCCAGTTTTCCCACCTGATGAGCTCTCTCAGCCTCAACAAGACAAAGACCCGTGGGTCCCAAATCTCCATGATTCagaggaaagcgagatcctgagCGGTACCTGCCCAAGGGAGGAATCATTCAGCCAATTTGAAATCTGTCCGTGGCTGAAGGAAACAGCTGGGATTCCCGACAGAGACCTTGGGAGTTCTCCGAGTTCAGGATTGTCCCCAGCAG ATCTTCTAAAGACACTTTAA